In Labeo rohita strain BAU-BD-2019 unplaced genomic scaffold, IGBB_LRoh.1.0 scaffold_30, whole genome shotgun sequence, a genomic segment contains:
- the LOC127160193 gene encoding uncharacterized protein LOC127160193 yields the protein MQGQPLRFMMDLREDIEEQDRAIISFYKRPNVNWAGPFSCILRGDAATGEGVTRHVLSTAVLKLTKGFMIPIGNTGSTLLFEGEPDHLVPSTSQTLVESDLFLMAGRMVGHSFIHGGPCLPGISPAVIHVLLGRPTETATIQLQDCPDLDHRQTIQLLEGDAELTEQDKKAILDLAMSWDLPGVTNDNRHWLFNRLLYHAVLGRTVRQIKQFRRGLKDTKVWSLLQERPDVVPLMFPRQSEAACCPQTILNNIAWPAEEEDDDDEDT from the exons ATGCAGGGACAGCCCTTGCGCTTCATGATGGACCTCAGGGAAGACATAGAGGAGCAGGACAGAGCGATAATCTCTTTCTACAAACGACCAAATGTCAACTGGGCAGGACCATTTTCCTGTATCCTCAGAG GTGATGCCGCCACTGGTGAAGGGGTGACCCGTCATGTTCTCAGTACTGCCGTTTTAAAACTGACAAAAGGCTTCATGATCCCTATTG GTAACACAGGATCAACCTTGTTATTTGAGGGTGAGCCAGATCATCTTGTGCCCTCCACATCACAAACTCTAGTGGAGAGTGACCTTTTCCTAATGGCCGGTAGGATGGTTGGCCACTCCTTCATCCATGGTGGTCCTTGTTTGCCAGGAATCAGTCCTGCTGTGATACATGTTTTACTAGGAAGACCAACTGAAACAGCCACTATTCAGCTACAAGACTGCCCAGACCTAGATCATCGTCAAACTATACAGCTG CTTGAGGGTGATGCCGAACTTACAGAGCAGGACAAGAAAGCCATCCTAGACTTGGCTATGTCTTGGGACCTCCCTGGTGTCACAAATGACAACAGACATTGGCTGTTCAACAGACTCCTGTATCATGCT GTCCTTGGAAGAACCGTTCGTCAGATCAAACAGTTCAGACGTGGTCTAAAAGACACAAAAGTTTGGTCTCTGCTTCAAGAACGTCCAGATGTTGTCCCTTTGATGTTCCCCAGGCAGTCAGAAGCTGCATGCTGTCCTCAG ACTATCCTGAATAATATCGCATGGCCTGCtgaggaggaggatgatgacGATGAGGATACATAA